From one Acidobacteriota bacterium genomic stretch:
- a CDS encoding lipocalin family protein encodes MGWRVTYIGTAAAALLLLLLFHSARQSPSASIVGRWRSLETTKGGIGAMYEFHSDGIADFSLGAVVEAQWRIENNQLVLPPDTVGGAERKSTLKWHDDNNVNLSDGSPVGIALTRVGVRADERNPIIGEWTLNQEMAGRTLESHWLFYGSGRSLFLMPFKTEHGTYKVSGSALHIEASGTKTDYKFELTDNHLTLYEPSAEGISAIPPLC; translated from the coding sequence TTGGGCTGGCGGGTTACCTATATTGGCACGGCTGCAGCGGCACTGCTCCTGCTTTTGTTGTTCCATTCTGCTCGGCAGTCGCCCTCCGCTAGCATCGTGGGGCGCTGGCGTTCGCTGGAAACAACCAAAGGCGGAATTGGAGCAATGTATGAGTTTCACTCGGACGGTATCGCCGATTTCAGCCTCGGTGCAGTTGTTGAAGCGCAATGGCGTATCGAAAACAATCAGCTTGTATTACCTCCTGATACGGTTGGCGGTGCAGAGCGGAAGTCTACCCTCAAGTGGCACGACGACAACAATGTGAATCTTTCAGACGGCTCTCCGGTTGGCATCGCGCTCACACGCGTCGGCGTTCGTGCTGATGAGCGTAACCCCATCATCGGCGAGTGGACCTTAAATCAAGAGATGGCTGGTCGTACTCTTGAATCTCATTGGTTGTTTTACGGGAGCGGTAGATCATTGTTTCTCATGCCATTCAAGACTGAGCATGGCACCTACAAAGTTTCCGGATCGGCGCTGCACATCGAAGCATCCGGTACTAAAACCGATTACAAATTTGAACTTACCGATAATCACTTGACCTTGTATGAACCGAGCGCCGAAGGCATCTCCGCAATCCCACCGCTGTGCTAG
- a CDS encoding glycosyltransferase family 4 protein: MREVTVFVGGSVGSDPYSPRTWSGSSAYFLKALDGTGLLDKALGIQVPKAVHYGLLAKNFTPDRAAWRKHFYFDPAYRNALTRAASKVTVASPVLMQISHMFSLPTAFPQRKCVSYHDGNLAELIASGFGLENVTAKRIDQAMRYEIDTAQRMTAIFTFSEYLRQSFIRNYGVAADRVFNVGGGINLDQPPAADPAKSYAAPRILFIGTEFTRKGGKQLLAAFKAVREALPAATLDIVGPAQVDTLPAGATLHGHLSKADPAQKQRLEELFRSASLFVLPSLYEPFGIAPLEAMLYQLPVVLTNAWALGEFVTPGINGELVEKGSAEDLAEKLVVLLSDPGRLAEMGHRARETVLDRYTWPAVASRIGEAVRPFA; encoded by the coding sequence ATGCGCGAGGTCACGGTCTTCGTCGGCGGCTCGGTTGGCTCCGACCCTTACTCCCCGAGGACATGGTCCGGCTCCTCCGCTTATTTTCTGAAGGCGCTCGACGGCACGGGGCTGCTCGACAAGGCCCTTGGCATTCAGGTGCCGAAGGCGGTCCACTATGGCCTGCTGGCTAAGAACTTCACCCCGGACCGCGCCGCATGGCGCAAGCACTTCTACTTCGACCCGGCGTATCGCAACGCGCTGACCCGCGCTGCCTCGAAGGTCACTGTTGCAAGCCCGGTGCTGATGCAGATCAGCCACATGTTCTCGCTGCCCACGGCCTTTCCGCAGCGCAAGTGTGTCTCGTACCACGACGGCAACCTTGCGGAGCTGATTGCGAGTGGCTTCGGCCTGGAGAACGTCACGGCCAAGCGCATCGACCAGGCCATGCGCTACGAAATCGACACGGCGCAGCGCATGACGGCCATCTTCACCTTCAGCGAGTATCTGCGGCAGTCCTTCATCCGCAACTACGGCGTTGCCGCCGATCGCGTCTTCAACGTCGGCGGAGGCATCAATCTCGACCAGCCCCCCGCCGCCGACCCGGCGAAGAGCTACGCCGCGCCGCGCATTCTCTTCATCGGTACGGAGTTCACTCGCAAGGGCGGGAAGCAACTGCTGGCGGCGTTCAAGGCAGTGCGCGAGGCGCTGCCGGCGGCCACGCTCGACATCGTCGGGCCGGCGCAGGTGGACACCCTGCCCGCGGGCGCGACGCTGCACGGGCACCTCTCGAAGGCCGATCCCGCACAGAAGCAGCGGCTCGAAGAGCTCTTTCGCTCGGCGAGCCTCTTCGTGCTGCCGTCGCTCTACGAGCCGTTCGGCATTGCGCCGCTTGAGGCGATGCTCTACCAACTGCCCGTCGTGCTGACCAATGCGTGGGCGCTCGGCGAGTTCGTCACTCCCGGCATAAACGGCGAGCTGGTGGAGAAGGGTTCAGCCGAAGATCTTGCGGAGAAGCTGGTCGTTCTGCTGTCGGATCCGGGGAGGCTTGCGGAGATGGGCCATCGCGCGCGGGAAACGGTGCTTGATCGCTACACATGGCCCGCCGTCGCCTCGCGGATTGGCGAAGCCGTGAGGCCGTTTGCTTAA
- a CDS encoding class I SAM-dependent rRNA methyltransferase, which produces MAKEHRERVPRLVAAQAQGPAVSITRRAAERLRAGHLWVYRSDAETLVPRANEAEIAPGALVTVVDNRGIPLGSGIYSSASQIIVRMVSAEAGLTRAAYTQQVRDRLNAALDLRAELAPEDKENDSCRLVFAEADALPGIVADRYNDLVILQLLAQGTAQDDVREAFASTIKSRPGAAVSTIVERPDPRIRELEALEAPSPEPLYKKSAAARLATVFTINGLRLHYDAGAGQKTGAFLDQRLNYAAAAAHARGRALDICTYQGGFALHLATRCDRVTGVDVSRAALEVADRNLELNKGKLRAEVDWIEADAFELLREYQAAGEQYDTIVLDPPAFAKSKRAVEGAMRGYKEMNLRAIKMLRSGGTLVTCSCSHHVGREEFVGAVASAAADAGRRVQVLETRGAAPDHPEVLTLPETAYLKCLICRVI; this is translated from the coding sequence ATGGCAAAAGAGCACAGGGAACGGGTGCCGCGCCTGGTCGCAGCGCAGGCGCAGGGACCGGCGGTCTCCATCACGCGGCGGGCCGCCGAAAGGCTTCGCGCCGGACACCTCTGGGTCTACCGCTCCGACGCTGAGACGCTGGTTCCGCGCGCGAACGAGGCGGAGATCGCCCCCGGCGCTCTGGTGACCGTCGTCGACAACCGGGGCATCCCTCTGGGATCGGGCATCTATAGCTCCGCCTCGCAGATCATCGTGCGCATGGTGAGCGCGGAGGCCGGGCTAACCCGCGCGGCCTACACGCAGCAGGTCCGCGACCGCCTGAACGCCGCGCTGGACCTTCGCGCCGAGCTTGCCCCGGAAGACAAAGAGAACGACTCCTGCCGTCTCGTCTTCGCCGAAGCCGACGCTCTGCCCGGCATCGTCGCCGACCGTTACAACGACCTCGTCATCCTCCAGCTTCTCGCGCAGGGCACGGCGCAGGACGATGTACGCGAGGCATTTGCCTCCACGATCAAGTCCCGGCCCGGCGCTGCGGTGAGCACTATCGTCGAGCGCCCCGACCCAAGGATTCGCGAACTGGAAGCTCTGGAAGCCCCGTCGCCCGAGCCTCTCTATAAAAAGAGCGCGGCCGCAAGGCTGGCCACCGTCTTCACCATCAACGGCCTGCGTCTGCACTACGACGCCGGCGCCGGCCAGAAGACCGGCGCCTTTCTCGACCAGCGCCTGAACTATGCCGCAGCCGCGGCGCACGCGCGCGGACGTGCTCTCGACATCTGCACCTACCAGGGCGGCTTCGCGCTGCATCTCGCCACCCGCTGCGACCGGGTCACCGGGGTCGACGTCAGCCGCGCCGCGCTCGAGGTGGCCGACCGCAACCTTGAGCTGAACAAGGGAAAGCTGCGCGCCGAGGTGGACTGGATCGAGGCAGACGCCTTCGAGCTGCTGCGCGAGTACCAGGCCGCGGGCGAGCAGTACGACACCATCGTCCTCGACCCTCCGGCCTTCGCCAAGTCGAAGCGCGCTGTCGAAGGCGCCATGCGCGGCTACAAGGAGATGAACCTCCGCGCCATCAAAATGCTGCGCAGCGGGGGGACGCTGGTCACCTGCTCCTGCTCCCACCACGTCGGGCGCGAGGAGTTCGTGGGCGCCGTGGCCTCGGCTGCCGCCGACGCCGGGCGAAGGGTGCAGGTGCTTGAAACCAGGGGAGCTGCACCCGACCACCCCGAGGTGCTCACCCTCCCCGAGACGGCTTATCTCAAGTGCCTGATCTGCCGTGTTATCTGA
- a CDS encoding DUF1080 domain-containing protein, with amino-acid sequence MKSLFLPVFAPILAIAFVSTASAQDVKEFLGRWDMTVTPATGKPYPQWMELTDNGGKIEGKVQPRGGAWHPIVGAHVDSGKLIVGVEPAGRGPAVNWELTSPSAGKLTGVEKRGDTDGPALVGVKAPSLDRPMPKQWTKPRALFDGKDLKGWEPIGNVENNKWVARDGELVNDNPEVPGRRGPGAANIMTTEKFQDFKLHIEVNCPEGGNSGIYMRGRYELQIGTEGGKLPSHEMGAIYSWYPPPAGAQNDLGKWTSYDVTLVGRHITVYRDGKLYHDNAELPGPTGGALDSNEAEPGPFYLQGDHHGVIMYRNITISVPKK; translated from the coding sequence ATGAAGAGTCTGTTCCTGCCTGTCTTTGCACCTATCCTCGCAATCGCGTTCGTCTCGACCGCCTCCGCGCAAGACGTCAAAGAGTTTCTTGGCCGCTGGGATATGACTGTCACCCCGGCCACCGGCAAGCCGTATCCGCAGTGGATGGAGCTGACGGACAACGGCGGGAAGATTGAGGGCAAGGTCCAGCCGCGAGGCGGCGCATGGCATCCCATTGTCGGCGCGCACGTGGACTCCGGCAAGCTGATTGTGGGTGTGGAGCCGGCGGGCCGTGGCCCGGCAGTCAACTGGGAGCTTACGTCTCCCAGCGCGGGCAAGCTGACCGGCGTGGAGAAGCGCGGCGATACTGACGGCCCGGCGCTCGTTGGCGTGAAGGCTCCTTCGCTCGATCGCCCCATGCCGAAGCAGTGGACCAAGCCCCGGGCTCTCTTCGACGGCAAGGACCTCAAAGGCTGGGAGCCGATCGGCAACGTCGAGAACAACAAGTGGGTGGCGCGCGACGGCGAGTTGGTCAATGACAACCCCGAAGTCCCCGGTCGCAGAGGCCCCGGGGCTGCCAACATCATGACCACGGAAAAGTTCCAGGACTTCAAACTGCACATCGAAGTGAACTGCCCCGAAGGCGGTAACAGCGGCATCTATATGCGCGGTCGCTATGAGTTGCAGATCGGCACCGAGGGCGGCAAGCTGCCGTCGCACGAGATGGGCGCAATCTATAGCTGGTATCCGCCACCGGCTGGCGCACAAAACGACCTCGGCAAGTGGACGAGCTACGACGTCACGCTGGTCGGCAGACACATCACGGTCTACCGCGACGGCAAGCTGTACCACGACAACGCCGAGCTCCCCGGCCCCACCGGCGGCGCGCTCGACAGCAACGAAGCCGAGCCCGGCCCGTTCTATCTGCAGGGCGACCACCACGGCGTCATCATGTACCGCAACATCACTATTTCCGTTCCGAAGAAGTAA
- a CDS encoding PEP-CTERM sorting domain-containing protein (PEP-CTERM proteins occur, often in large numbers, in the proteomes of bacteria that also encode an exosortase, a predicted intramembrane cysteine proteinase. The presence of a PEP-CTERM domain at a protein's C-terminus predicts cleavage within the sorting domain, followed by covalent anchoring to some some component of the (usually Gram-negative) cell surface. Many PEP-CTERM proteins exhibit an unusual sequence composition that includes large numbers of potential glycosylation sites. Expression of one such protein has been shown restore the ability of a bacterium to form floc, a type of biofilm.): MMKKTALSISMLVLAAFVFVPLASADTINLALTNPVQTASAGSTVSFDATVTAVYDKLGPVYLNGASFGVTGSLTVNDAPFLTNFPLMLSAGNSVTNLLFTVSLPAGLAPGTYTGFFSILGGLNASAVGTLDSAEFTINTSTVPEPATWALIGTGMTALMLVGLRRRTAFGNAA, encoded by the coding sequence ATGATGAAAAAAACGGCCCTCTCCATTTCAATGCTTGTGTTGGCAGCATTTGTGTTCGTTCCGCTGGCTTCGGCGGACACCATCAACCTTGCGCTGACGAACCCGGTGCAGACGGCAAGTGCCGGCAGCACCGTGTCGTTCGATGCAACGGTGACGGCGGTCTACGACAAGCTGGGGCCTGTTTATCTGAATGGCGCCAGCTTTGGCGTGACGGGGTCGCTTACTGTCAACGATGCTCCCTTTCTCACCAACTTCCCGCTGATGCTGTCCGCCGGTAACAGCGTGACGAACCTGTTGTTCACGGTCTCGCTGCCTGCCGGACTCGCTCCCGGCACCTATACCGGCTTCTTCTCGATTCTGGGCGGGCTCAATGCCAGTGCGGTGGGAACGCTGGATTCGGCGGAGTTCACCATCAACACCAGTACCGTACCCGAACCAGCAACCTGGGCGCTGATCGGCACCGGCATGACGGCGCTGATGCTGGTTGGCTTGCGCCGGCGGACAGCATTCGGGAACGCGGCGTAG
- a CDS encoding aminoacetone oxidase family FAD-binding enzyme — protein sequence MDLDSINSVQTIDVVVLGAGAAGLMAAIEAGRRGRRTVVLDHAERIGKKILISGGGRCNFTNVNARAENFLSANPHFAKSALARFTPSGIIALVEKHRIPYHEKTLGQLFCDRSAQEIVTMLERECGDAGVRILSGTTIHSVKQAAGGSQRFLVETSAETFRCASVIVATGGLSIPKMGATDFGYQLATQFGLAIVPCRPALVPLVFGEQARERWCDLSGVSTEVVAAAEASASTAKITGSKRAVAFREKMLITHRGLSGPAILQASSYWQPGGAVELDLAPGMDLIAPLFAKNARRDAASMIAALRAALPTRLAERWLALEPPAGWTNAALESFERTLHGWRIVPAGTEGYAKAEVTAGGVSTDELHAATMESRKAAGLYFIGEVVDVTGWLGGYNFQWAWASGAAAGRSA from the coding sequence ATGGATTTGGATAGCATTAACTCTGTGCAGACCATTGACGTTGTTGTACTTGGCGCAGGCGCCGCAGGCCTGATGGCCGCCATCGAGGCGGGCCGCCGCGGACGCCGTACCGTTGTCCTCGACCATGCCGAGAGAATCGGCAAAAAGATACTGATCTCCGGCGGCGGCCGGTGCAACTTCACCAACGTGAACGCACGGGCGGAGAACTTCCTCTCCGCGAACCCGCACTTCGCCAAGTCGGCGCTGGCACGGTTTACGCCGTCCGGCATCATCGCCCTGGTGGAGAAGCACCGCATCCCCTACCACGAGAAGACGCTGGGGCAGCTCTTCTGCGACCGCTCGGCGCAGGAGATCGTGACCATGCTCGAGCGCGAGTGCGGTGATGCGGGAGTGCGCATCCTCAGCGGCACGACGATCCATTCCGTAAAGCAGGCGGCGGGTGGCAGCCAACGCTTCCTCGTCGAGACGAGCGCGGAAACCTTTCGCTGCGCGTCGGTCATCGTTGCTACAGGCGGCCTCTCGATCCCGAAGATGGGGGCGACGGACTTTGGCTACCAACTGGCCACACAGTTTGGGCTGGCCATCGTGCCGTGCCGTCCGGCGCTGGTGCCGCTGGTCTTCGGCGAGCAGGCGCGCGAGCGCTGGTGCGATCTCTCCGGCGTCTCGACCGAGGTGGTTGCGGCTGCCGAAGCCTCGGCCTCCACAGCGAAGATCACGGGAAGCAAACGCGCCGTGGCCTTCCGCGAGAAGATGCTGATCACGCATCGCGGGCTCAGCGGGCCAGCGATCCTTCAGGCCTCGTCGTACTGGCAGCCGGGCGGGGCAGTGGAGTTGGATCTCGCGCCCGGCATGGACCTTATCGCTCCTCTGTTTGCGAAGAATGCGCGGCGCGATGCCGCCTCGATGATTGCCGCGCTGCGTGCTGCGCTTCCAACGCGACTGGCGGAGCGCTGGCTCGCCCTTGAACCACCTGCGGGCTGGACAAACGCCGCGCTCGAGAGCTTCGAGCGCACACTGCATGGCTGGCGCATCGTCCCCGCGGGCACCGAGGGATACGCCAAGGCCGAGGTGACCGCCGGTGGCGTGAGCACCGATGAGCTTCACGCCGCCACGATGGAGAGCAGGAAGGCTGCGGGACTGTACTTCATCGGCGAGGTCGTCGACGTAACGGGATGGCTGGGCGGATACAACTTCCAATGGGCGTGGGCCTCGGGAGCTGCGGCGGGACGAAGCGCATGA
- a CDS encoding c-type cytochrome: protein MSRTPAVLLSAAGLLCLTVISFGPRTTRVSAHMQEPNLQRQPNASSGADRSHVFLGLGRVPNAEAAKRGEPLFKQSCAVCHGADARGGIGPNLLRSVLVLHDNEKNEEVSQVIKNGRPQSGMPGFPNLTPEERSDIAEFIQHEIELAANRGLYKYSGEMTSGDAAKGKAFFAANCASCHSATGDLAGIGNKFSDPTAMLARIAWPRTRGPRQATVTTPGGKKLTGTLAHYDDFETTLKSADGTTSTWPTPSVKVEIPDKLERHRALLPKYTDDDLHNLTRYLLTLK from the coding sequence ATGTCGAGAACACCAGCGGTCCTGTTATCAGCGGCCGGACTCCTCTGTCTTACCGTCATCTCTTTTGGCCCGCGTACGACGCGCGTCTCGGCGCACATGCAGGAGCCCAACCTGCAACGCCAGCCCAATGCGAGCAGCGGCGCCGACCGCTCCCATGTGTTTCTCGGGCTTGGCCGCGTTCCCAATGCCGAGGCGGCAAAGCGCGGCGAGCCTCTCTTCAAGCAGAGCTGCGCTGTCTGTCACGGCGCGGACGCGCGCGGCGGCATCGGCCCCAATCTTCTGCGCTCGGTGCTGGTGCTGCACGACAACGAAAAGAACGAAGAGGTCAGCCAGGTCATCAAGAACGGCCGTCCGCAGAGCGGCATGCCCGGCTTCCCGAATCTCACCCCGGAGGAGCGCAGCGACATCGCCGAGTTCATCCAGCATGAGATCGAGCTGGCGGCCAACCGCGGCCTCTACAAATACTCCGGCGAGATGACAAGCGGCGATGCTGCCAAAGGCAAGGCGTTCTTCGCGGCCAACTGCGCAAGCTGCCATTCGGCGACGGGCGACCTGGCCGGAATCGGCAATAAGTTCTCCGACCCGACGGCGATGCTGGCGCGTATCGCCTGGCCGCGCACACGCGGTCCGCGTCAGGCCACGGTGACCACGCCCGGCGGCAAAAAGCTCACCGGAACGCTCGCCCACTACGACGACTTCGAGACGACGCTCAAGAGCGCCGATGGAACAACCTCCACATGGCCGACGCCTTCCGTCAAGGTCGAGATCCCCGACAAGCTCGAAAGACACCGCGCCCTGCTGCCCAAATACACCGACGACGACCTGCACAACCTCACACGGTACCTGTTGACACTCAAATGA
- a CDS encoding c-type cytochrome, protein MLAVLLVIAGAVGAGWLRWRGLRATTTPSAFETGAARSIRNFAIPRSERRRTNPAAGDPVAIAEGRQDFLARCATCHGVDARGRTPVGANLYPRVPNLRLEPTQNLTDGEIHYIIENGIQFTGMPANASAHRESAAESWKLVAYIRSVRFPFVKEKAVETRTLTAAHYTGSQACQRCHAEIYERWKKTPMANVVRDPREHPDAIIPDLATNKVAKFTRDQVALVYGSIWKQRYFTRIGDDYYPLSAQWDVGNKTWRPYHVPDTGGDWWTAFYPSDNMQRPTGPTCDGCHSVNYDIHTKQVTEWNVGCERCHGPGSEHVAHPNVRGNILDPAQMDDVAANDTCIQCHSQGQPLNKQIEGKAYDWPVGYNVGGRLQDYWMLEDGTLGQTSFTHFADGTAHKNRMQGNDYVQSVMYRRGVTCSSCHDVHGTGNYAQLREPVDKLCLTCHSPTSPNGPHTASLAEHTHHKDGSAGSQCVACHMPKIASQGVPGAFVRSHTFRFITPAMTDKYKIPNACTSCHTDKPTAWATKELLSWSGVSPWRVGQ, encoded by the coding sequence ATGCTGGCTGTGCTGCTGGTGATTGCAGGAGCGGTTGGCGCGGGCTGGCTCAGGTGGCGCGGCCTGCGGGCCACAACGACCCCGTCGGCGTTTGAGACCGGGGCAGCGCGCAGCATTCGCAACTTCGCCATTCCCCGCAGCGAGCGCCGCAGAACGAACCCTGCTGCCGGAGACCCGGTGGCGATCGCCGAGGGGCGGCAGGATTTTCTGGCGCGCTGCGCTACGTGTCACGGCGTCGACGCGCGCGGACGGACGCCGGTCGGCGCGAACCTCTATCCTCGCGTGCCGAACCTGCGCCTGGAGCCGACGCAGAATCTCACCGACGGCGAGATCCACTACATCATTGAAAACGGGATTCAGTTTACGGGGATGCCCGCGAACGCCAGCGCGCACCGCGAGTCGGCCGCCGAGAGCTGGAAGCTGGTCGCCTACATCCGCAGCGTCCGTTTTCCGTTCGTGAAAGAAAAGGCCGTCGAAACACGAACGCTGACCGCGGCGCACTACACCGGATCGCAGGCATGTCAGAGGTGCCATGCGGAGATCTACGAGCGGTGGAAGAAGACGCCGATGGCCAACGTTGTGCGCGATCCGCGCGAACATCCGGATGCGATCATCCCCGACCTCGCGACGAACAAGGTGGCAAAGTTCACACGCGACCAGGTGGCGCTGGTCTACGGCAGCATATGGAAGCAGCGCTACTTCACGCGCATCGGCGACGACTACTATCCGCTCTCCGCGCAGTGGGACGTCGGCAACAAGACGTGGCGTCCGTACCACGTTCCCGACACCGGCGGCGACTGGTGGACGGCCTTCTATCCGTCGGACAACATGCAGCGCCCGACGGGGCCCACGTGCGATGGCTGCCACTCGGTCAACTACGACATCCACACGAAGCAGGTCACGGAGTGGAACGTCGGCTGTGAGCGCTGCCATGGCCCGGGGAGCGAGCACGTGGCGCATCCCAACGTGCGCGGCAACATCCTGGACCCCGCGCAGATGGACGACGTTGCGGCGAACGACACCTGCATTCAGTGCCACTCGCAGGGGCAGCCGCTCAACAAGCAGATCGAAGGCAAGGCCTACGACTGGCCGGTGGGCTACAACGTCGGCGGTCGTCTTCAGGATTACTGGATGCTTGAAGACGGCACACTCGGCCAGACCTCGTTCACGCACTTCGCCGACGGCACGGCGCACAAGAACCGTATGCAGGGCAACGACTATGTGCAGAGTGTGATGTACCGGCGCGGCGTCACCTGCTCCTCGTGCCACGACGTGCACGGCACGGGCAACTATGCGCAACTGCGCGAGCCGGTGGACAAGCTGTGCCTCACGTGCCACAGCCCCACGTCGCCGAACGGGCCGCATACGGCGAGCCTCGCGGAGCACACGCACCACAAGGACGGAAGCGCCGGCAGCCAGTGCGTCGCCTGCCACATGCCCAAGATCGCGAGCCAGGGTGTGCCCGGCGCGTTTGTGCGCTCGCATACCTTCCGATTCATTACACCCGCGATGACAGACAAGTACAAGATTCCGAACGCCTGCACCTCATGCCATACGGACAAACCGACGGCGTGGGCGACGAAGGAGCTGCTGAGCTGGAGTGGCGTCTCGCCGTGGCGTGTGGGGCAGTGA